In Pseudomonas fluorescens NCIMB 11764, a single window of DNA contains:
- a CDS encoding AraC family transcriptional regulator, which translates to MLHSHLTTLNAVSLILNTFKAEGLSSEALLAGSGISAADLNRADTRITTNQEMQVCANAVALKRDIGLELGRRMHVSCYGILGYALLTSATFGDALRLAMRYPALLGTLFELSLEEDGKRVWFVAADYRESPAMAVFNAEFCLVSLKVICDDLLGHPLPLLAARFEHAAPDYEATYAEHFNCPLHFEARDNAFAFDKHWLDQPLPLSDVITHQAMAERCRKQNVEFTGRQAWLGRIRQLLSAQLNAAPGLEGLAEQMNCSARTLRRHLKDLGCSYQELLDELRFEQAKLLLCEDQLPIYQIAEALGFSETASFRHAFVRWSGVAPSQFRPQHRPL; encoded by the coding sequence ATGCTCCACTCCCATCTCACCACCCTCAACGCCGTCTCGCTGATCCTCAACACCTTCAAGGCCGAAGGCTTGTCCAGTGAGGCGCTATTGGCCGGCAGCGGCATCAGTGCGGCGGATCTGAACCGCGCCGACACACGCATCACCACCAATCAAGAGATGCAAGTCTGCGCCAACGCTGTCGCACTCAAGCGTGACATCGGCCTGGAACTGGGTCGGCGGATGCACGTGTCCTGCTACGGCATACTCGGCTATGCACTGCTGACCAGTGCCACCTTCGGTGACGCTTTGCGCCTTGCGATGCGATATCCGGCGTTGCTGGGAACACTTTTCGAACTGAGCCTGGAGGAGGATGGCAAGCGTGTCTGGTTCGTCGCGGCCGATTATCGTGAGAGCCCGGCGATGGCCGTGTTCAACGCCGAGTTCTGCCTGGTTTCGCTCAAGGTCATCTGCGACGACCTACTCGGTCATCCGCTGCCACTGCTCGCTGCTCGCTTCGAACACGCCGCGCCCGACTACGAAGCGACCTACGCCGAACACTTCAACTGCCCGCTGCATTTTGAAGCACGGGACAACGCCTTCGCCTTCGACAAGCACTGGCTCGACCAGCCCTTGCCGTTGTCCGATGTGATTACCCATCAAGCCATGGCCGAACGCTGCCGCAAGCAGAACGTCGAGTTCACCGGGCGCCAGGCGTGGCTGGGGCGAATTCGGCAACTGCTCAGCGCGCAACTGAATGCCGCGCCTGGGTTGGAGGGCCTGGCCGAGCAGATGAATTGTTCGGCGCGAACCCTGCGTCGGCACCTCAAGGACCTAGGCTGCAGCTACCAGGAACTGCTCGATGAATTGCGCTTCGAACAGGCCAAGCTGTTGCTGTGCGAGGATCAGTTGCCGATCTATCAGATCGCCGAGGCCCTGGGCTTCAGCGAGACCGCGAGTTTTCGCCATGCCTTTGTGCGCTGGAGCGGAGTAGCGCCGAGCCAGTTCCGCCCGCAGCACCGCCCCTTGTAG
- a CDS encoding histone deacetylase family protein codes for MLTIYSDDHHLHHGRCELIDGQLKPCFEMPSRADHVLARVKNQNLGPVEAPNDFGLDPIARIHSRDYLDFFKGAWARWTEFNTDGDLLPYTWPARTLRAIKPTSLHGQLGYYSFDGGAPITAGTWQAAYSAAQVALTAQAEIQRGARSAFALCRPPGHHAASDLMGGYCYLNNAAIAAQAFLDQGHKKVAILDVDYHHGNGTQSIFYERSDVLFTSIHGHPEAEFPFFLGYEDELGEGAGEGFNFNYPLPAGSGWDIWSAALEHACKEIEQYGADIVVVSLGVDTFKDDPISQFKLDSPDYLAMGERIAKLGVPTLFVMEGGYAVEEIGINAVNVLEGFESAQ; via the coding sequence ATGCTGACGATCTACTCGGACGATCACCACCTGCACCACGGCCGTTGTGAATTGATAGACGGGCAACTCAAGCCCTGCTTCGAAATGCCTTCGCGTGCCGACCACGTACTGGCACGGGTGAAAAACCAGAACCTGGGCCCCGTCGAAGCACCGAACGATTTCGGCCTCGACCCGATCGCGCGCATCCACAGCCGCGACTACCTCGACTTCTTCAAAGGCGCCTGGGCCCGTTGGACCGAGTTCAACACCGACGGCGACTTGCTGCCCTACACCTGGCCGGCCCGTACCTTGCGCGCCATCAAGCCCACCAGCCTGCACGGCCAGCTTGGCTATTACAGCTTCGACGGCGGCGCCCCGATCACTGCCGGCACCTGGCAAGCGGCGTACAGCGCAGCGCAAGTGGCGCTCACCGCCCAGGCAGAAATCCAGCGCGGCGCGCGCAGTGCCTTCGCCCTGTGCCGTCCACCGGGACACCACGCCGCCAGCGACTTGATGGGGGGTTATTGCTACCTCAATAACGCCGCCATCGCCGCTCAGGCCTTCCTCGATCAGGGCCACAAGAAAGTCGCGATCCTCGACGTCGACTACCACCACGGCAACGGCACGCAATCGATTTTCTACGAACGCAGCGACGTGCTCTTCACCTCGATCCACGGCCATCCGGAAGCCGAATTCCCGTTCTTCCTCGGTTATGAAGACGAGCTGGGCGAAGGCGCGGGTGAAGGCTTCAACTTCAACTACCCTTTGCCCGCCGGCAGCGGTTGGGACATTTGGAGCGCGGCACTGGAACACGCCTGCAAAGAGATCGAACAATACGGCGCCGACATCGTTGTCGTGTCCCTGGGCGTCGATACGTTCAAGGACGATCCGATTTCCCAGTTCAAGCTCGACAGCCCGGATTACCTGGCGATGGGCGAGCGTATTGCGAAGCTCGGCGTGCCGACGCTGTTCGTGATGGAAGGCGGTTACGCGGTCGAAGAAATCGGCATCAACGCCGTGAACGTTCTTGAAGGTTTTGAAAGCGCTCAATGA
- a CDS encoding dermonecrotic toxin domain-containing protein codes for MTSSDVTPTVSRPLRPDAEVVSQALSILHLFADRPTLRETARRTLQQVLDDRFPGFDIPVATAVVLEPRRSETPTGSSFASYQSHGLTDLLLESYWKGSCRVFSDESFLSRYANVETPSAIDVELSEILEVLDEWGPHLLECYQQELAAFWSQSNEGDASPWQQLRNLFQEQLRMASQALAGDALLTVQGVLDYPDNAQRETAQGDAATEAAVTLVCEDSSTLMPDDVLVLSMRRKVEGRTIALLFTLTGGIEVFSSEEAMTQSWFGARQRLSLSNYWAEHDIFDALTLSLLERQLQVIATIKPAVFVDLPTLERRLEQISSPTTLLGAFRSGHEARLSTLKGLLPSWLKQASPVQRAAYSRLLATLAARNRTGTSFLSGIVPIHEYAEQALKALMVEDDPARRPVRVRDIEVVQQRLENSAFEIIDPPFPEPRYQSTRSAFAQLAVKNVGALPRVPAQILYRSGEPPLWLTYDYLRELTNRADLGQRYPDMLQRKLLDVPQEFEQRREQFHASMCIQLPLLALELRIRSRLTDLAYRQVVAALQPDAFDRQVEGQAMVVRPLGFQTGADSRKDYVLNMFVIGPQALGRGPYILYRPASVEPMLEFVSWAALLSAIQEDPPLQGSVLAGLAPSVHHVYANGGFVEPHVGRVVFGDFDALLPQRVSLASEALSEDVFSALYRACAQALIKRAKDDSVSNSEARWDQLKDFGWALFNLLQPLLDGPFAAMGLLVQLTKSVEVFVQSEHPDSRWSAAADVLMNLALILVHSGSPMRSIARGEVSGVVRETALEQRIQLANNLTRPASAVPVKGKTRLFYGWTGARGQLSARQLAKLDTFKLPAPPRESGLVNSGEFRGLYRQDGYWYACVEDDWFRVSPTLEGAVITDPKGSLLRGPWLKSDEQGRWSFDFRLRLLGGAELSVRAKRKLKKLEKNARELLAGYDRKVADARRMSKTTHSPADVESLIMDQADPFDAAAANIEQLTRPVGEESLQPAVDQLREAATRLRELAQQTRIEMYKLRNPTAGAVEYLLGKEEISIRKIGGRTDSSAGKGTDFLQEYEIRDPGNNVLWYAHFHYRTKVAAPDSFIKAHLKTAAQRRLGLNFQKDQQAAGHAVTSIWRGEISPTMAKQVFFHL; via the coding sequence TTGACATCTTCAGACGTTACACCAACCGTTTCCCGTCCGCTGCGTCCGGACGCCGAGGTGGTTTCACAGGCCTTGAGCATTTTGCACCTGTTTGCCGATCGACCGACCTTGCGAGAAACGGCACGAAGGACCTTGCAACAAGTCCTTGATGACCGGTTTCCCGGCTTCGATATCCCGGTGGCCACCGCTGTCGTTCTCGAACCTCGGCGGAGTGAAACCCCGACAGGGTCAAGCTTTGCCAGTTATCAAAGCCATGGACTGACGGATCTTTTGCTCGAAAGTTACTGGAAGGGCAGTTGCAGAGTATTCAGTGACGAGAGCTTTCTTTCACGGTACGCCAACGTAGAAACGCCTTCAGCCATTGACGTCGAGTTGAGCGAAATCCTGGAGGTGCTCGATGAGTGGGGGCCGCATTTGCTGGAGTGCTATCAACAAGAGCTGGCAGCCTTCTGGAGCCAATCGAACGAGGGCGACGCCAGTCCCTGGCAACAACTTCGCAACCTGTTTCAAGAGCAACTGCGCATGGCTTCTCAGGCACTTGCCGGTGATGCACTGCTGACGGTCCAGGGCGTGCTTGATTACCCCGATAATGCCCAGCGCGAAACAGCCCAGGGCGATGCGGCGACCGAGGCTGCCGTGACACTCGTGTGCGAGGACTCCAGCACCTTGATGCCGGATGATGTACTGGTCCTGTCGATGCGCCGCAAAGTGGAAGGGCGAACCATTGCGTTGCTGTTCACATTGACCGGCGGAATCGAAGTGTTCAGCTCCGAGGAAGCCATGACGCAATCATGGTTTGGTGCACGCCAGCGCCTGTCACTTAGCAACTACTGGGCTGAACATGACATTTTCGACGCACTGACCCTGAGCCTTCTCGAGCGTCAGTTGCAGGTTATCGCGACGATCAAGCCCGCGGTCTTCGTCGATTTGCCGACGCTCGAGCGACGGTTGGAGCAGATCAGTAGCCCGACGACGTTGCTCGGTGCCTTTCGGTCAGGTCATGAAGCCCGGTTGTCCACCCTCAAGGGCTTGTTGCCGTCATGGCTCAAGCAAGCCAGTCCGGTGCAGCGCGCTGCTTACAGCAGGCTGTTGGCCACGCTGGCGGCCCGCAATCGTACCGGTACTTCATTCCTGTCGGGCATCGTGCCGATTCATGAGTACGCCGAGCAGGCATTGAAGGCGCTGATGGTCGAGGACGATCCGGCCCGCAGGCCTGTTAGAGTGCGCGATATCGAGGTGGTGCAGCAGCGATTGGAGAACTCGGCATTCGAAATCATCGACCCGCCATTCCCCGAGCCTCGCTACCAATCAACCCGCTCGGCATTTGCCCAATTGGCGGTGAAAAATGTCGGCGCCTTGCCCCGGGTTCCAGCGCAGATTCTTTATCGCAGCGGCGAACCACCGCTGTGGCTGACCTATGACTATTTGAGGGAACTGACCAATCGCGCCGATCTTGGCCAGCGTTATCCCGACATGTTGCAGCGCAAATTGCTGGACGTCCCTCAGGAGTTCGAGCAGCGACGAGAACAGTTTCACGCGAGCATGTGCATTCAGCTGCCGCTGTTGGCGCTGGAGCTGAGAATCCGCAGTCGTCTGACGGATCTGGCCTATCGGCAGGTTGTCGCCGCCCTGCAACCCGACGCGTTCGATCGTCAGGTCGAGGGACAGGCCATGGTGGTCAGACCGCTGGGATTCCAGACTGGAGCCGACTCCAGAAAGGACTACGTCTTGAACATGTTTGTGATCGGCCCGCAGGCGCTTGGACGCGGGCCATACATTCTCTACCGGCCTGCTTCGGTCGAGCCAATGCTCGAGTTTGTCTCGTGGGCAGCTCTGTTAAGTGCGATTCAGGAGGACCCGCCGTTGCAGGGCAGCGTGCTGGCCGGGCTCGCACCCTCCGTTCACCACGTCTATGCCAACGGCGGCTTTGTGGAGCCCCATGTGGGACGGGTCGTTTTCGGTGACTTCGACGCGCTCCTGCCACAACGTGTCTCGCTCGCCAGCGAGGCGTTGTCTGAGGACGTGTTCAGCGCGTTGTACCGGGCTTGCGCCCAGGCACTGATCAAGCGGGCCAAGGATGATTCCGTGTCGAACTCGGAGGCCCGTTGGGATCAACTCAAGGACTTCGGGTGGGCATTGTTCAACCTGCTACAGCCACTATTGGACGGCCCGTTTGCAGCCATGGGGCTGTTGGTGCAACTCACGAAAAGCGTTGAAGTGTTTGTCCAAAGCGAGCATCCCGACAGTCGATGGTCAGCGGCGGCCGATGTGTTGATGAACCTGGCCTTGATATTGGTGCATTCGGGGTCCCCCATGCGTTCCATTGCGCGTGGCGAAGTGTCTGGCGTTGTCCGCGAAACCGCGCTGGAACAGCGTATCCAGCTCGCCAATAACCTCACGCGGCCTGCCTCAGCCGTTCCTGTCAAAGGGAAAACGAGGCTCTTTTATGGCTGGACCGGTGCGCGAGGCCAGTTGTCAGCGCGGCAACTGGCCAAACTGGACACCTTCAAGCTCCCGGCGCCGCCGCGCGAAAGTGGGTTGGTCAATTCCGGCGAGTTTCGTGGGCTTTATCGGCAAGATGGCTACTGGTATGCCTGCGTCGAGGATGACTGGTTTCGGGTTTCACCCACATTGGAGGGTGCGGTGATCACTGATCCGAAGGGTTCGCTGTTGAGGGGGCCCTGGCTCAAAAGCGACGAGCAGGGTCGCTGGAGCTTCGATTTCCGCCTACGGCTGCTGGGAGGCGCGGAGCTGAGTGTCCGGGCCAAAAGGAAGCTCAAGAAACTGGAGAAAAATGCGCGAGAGCTCTTGGCCGGATACGACAGGAAGGTGGCCGACGCCAGGCGGATGTCCAAAACCACTCATTCGCCGGCCGATGTAGAGAGCCTCATCATGGACCAGGCTGACCCGTTTGATGCCGCAGCCGCCAATATTGAGCAATTGACCCGGCCGGTGGGTGAAGAGTCGCTACAGCCAGCCGTCGATCAGTTGAGGGAGGCTGCCACGCGTCTTCGGGAACTGGCACAGCAAACACGTATTGAAATGTACAAATTGAGGAACCCGACCGCGGGTGCGGTGGAATATCTGTTGGGGAAGGAAGAGATAAGCATCCGCAAGATCGGCGGGCGAACCGATAGCTCTGCGGGTAAAGGCACTGATTTTTTGCAGGAATACGAGATCCGCGACCCCGGCAACAATGTGCTGTGGTATGCACATTTTCACTACCGGACAAAGGTGGCTGCGCCAGATTCCTTTATCAAGGCCCATCTGAAAACGGCCGCGCAGCGCCGCCTGGGTCTGAATTTTCAGAAGGATCAACAGGCCGCTGGCCACGCTGTGACCAGCATATGGCGCGGTGAGATTAGCCCTACGATGGCCAAACAGGTGTTTTTCCATCTATAG
- a CDS encoding polyamine ABC transporter substrate-binding protein produces the protein MNRLKRLIVPALCATVLSGAAHAEERTLRVYNWFDYITPKALEDFKAQNTQTKLVYDIFDTNEALEAKLLTGNSGYDVVVPSNVFLAKQIEAGVFQPLDRSKLPNWNHLDPKLMKLIEANDPGNKFAVPYMYGTILIGFNPDKVKAALGADAPVDSWDLIFKEENISKLKQCGVALLDSPSEILPLALQHLGLDPNSKKPADYAKAEALLMKIRPYVTYFHSSKYMADIANGDICVAVGYSGSFSQAANRAKEAKNGVIVDMRLPKEGAPIWFDMLAIPKGAKNTEDAYTFINYLLQPQVIAPVSDFVGYPNPNKDATEMVDPAIRNNPNLYPTEAAMGTLYTLQPLPRDAERARTRAWTKIKSGT, from the coding sequence ATGAACAGACTCAAGCGTCTTATCGTCCCCGCCCTGTGCGCCACGGTGCTCAGCGGGGCCGCTCACGCCGAAGAGCGAACGTTGCGCGTCTACAACTGGTTCGACTACATCACCCCCAAAGCGCTGGAGGACTTCAAGGCGCAGAACACCCAGACCAAACTGGTCTACGACATCTTCGACACTAACGAAGCGCTGGAAGCCAAACTGCTGACCGGCAACTCCGGTTACGACGTGGTGGTGCCGTCCAACGTGTTCCTCGCCAAGCAGATCGAGGCCGGCGTTTTCCAGCCGCTGGACCGCAGCAAGCTGCCGAACTGGAACCACCTCGATCCCAAGCTGATGAAGCTGATCGAAGCCAACGACCCAGGCAACAAATTCGCCGTGCCGTACATGTACGGCACCATCCTGATCGGCTTCAACCCGGACAAAGTCAAAGCCGCGCTGGGCGCCGACGCGCCGGTGGACAGTTGGGACCTGATCTTCAAGGAAGAAAACATCAGCAAGCTCAAGCAGTGCGGCGTCGCCCTGCTCGACTCGCCGTCGGAGATCCTGCCGCTGGCCCTGCAACACCTCGGCCTGGACCCCAACAGCAAGAAGCCGGCGGACTACGCAAAGGCTGAAGCGCTGTTGATGAAAATCCGGCCGTATGTCACTTACTTCCACTCCTCCAAATACATGGCCGACATCGCCAACGGTGACATCTGCGTCGCGGTCGGTTATTCCGGCAGCTTCTCCCAGGCCGCCAACCGCGCCAAAGAGGCCAAGAACGGGGTCATCGTCGACATGCGCTTGCCAAAAGAAGGCGCGCCGATCTGGTTCGACATGCTCGCGATTCCGAAGGGCGCGAAGAACACCGAGGACGCCTACACCTTCATCAACTACCTGCTGCAACCGCAGGTGATTGCGCCGGTCAGCGACTTCGTCGGTTACCCGAACCCGAACAAGGACGCCACGGAAATGGTCGACCCGGCGATCCGCAACAACCCGAACCTGTACCCGACCGAAGCGGCGATGGGCACGCTTTACACCCTGCAACCGCTACCGCGTGATGCCGAACGTGCGCGCACGCGAGCCTGGACCAAAATCAAGTCAGGGACCTGA